DNA from Synechococcus sp. CBW1108:
GTCGGGGCCACGGGGTCGGGCAAGAGCACCCTGGTGAAGCTGGTGCTGAGGCTCTACGAGATCCAGGCAGGCAGGATCTGTCTCGATGGGATCCCAATTCAAGAGCTGCGCCTCGACCACCTGCGCCGCGCCATTGCGCTTGTGAGCCAGGAGGTGTTTCTGTTCCCTGGGACCGTGGCGGAGAACATCGCCTACGGCAGTTTCGAGGCCCCCCGGGCCGCAATAGTGCGGGCAGCCCAGCTGGCCGAGGCCGCCGCCTTCATTGATGCCCTGCCCCAGGGCTACGACACCGTGGTGGGGGAGCGGGGCCAGCGCCTCTCCGGCGGGCAGAGGCAGCGCATCGCCCTGGCTCGAGCCATCCTCAGGAATCCCCCGGTGCTGATCCTTGATGAGGCCACCGCAGCGGTTGACAATGAAACGGAAGCAGCGATCCAGCGCTCCCTCGAGACAATCACCGCCGGGCGCACCACCCTGGTGATCGCCCACCGGCTTTCGACTGTGCGTCATGCCGATCGGATTGTGGTGATGGATCGGGGCCGAATCGTTGAAAGCGGCCGCCATGACCAGCTGATCGGAGCCGACGGGGCCTATGCGAATCTCTGGCGCGTGCAGGCCGGCCTGCGCAGCGGTGAGCCCCTGGGCCCGTAGGGCCCTGATCGTGAAATAGCTTTTGGGGGATGAGACCCACCCAGAACCATCGGCCCCGCAGAAGGGGTAGACGCGCTTCCCTGTTGCTGGCGATAGGAATTGGGCTGGGCGGTGGCCTGCTGCTGGCCGCGCCGCTCTCCCAGCTGCTCTCCGATGCGGGCTCGGGCCGGAACCCCGCTATCACCAATCCGTTTGCGGCCTGGAGCGGCATCACCAACCAGGACATCCTGCTGCTCGGCACGGATGTGGGGGGCGGGAACACCGATGTGATCGCCAGCCTGCGCGTCGATGGCGGCATCACCCGGATCACCCAGGTGCCCAGGGACACCTACATCGAAGCGGAGGGGTATGGCCCCCACAAGATCAATGCCCTCTACAGCCTCGGGGGGACAGATCTGCTTAAAGGAGAACTCTCCCGCAAATTGGGACGACCGATCACCCACCACGTGGTGGTGAATTTGTCGGCGATCAGGTCTATGGCCGATGCCCTCGGCGGCATCGAGGTGGACGTGCCCAAACGGATGGCCTACAGCGATCACAGCCAGGGGCTCTACATCGATCTGCAACCAGGGCTGCAGACCCTGAAGGGCCGCGACCTAGAGGGCTTCCTGCGTTTTAGGCATGATGAGATGGGTGATATTGGTCGGCTGGAGCGCCAGCAGCTGGCCCTGCAGGCCCTGTTTCGCAAACTCACCCGACCCGAGCATCTGGTGCGGTTACCGGTGCTGCTGGCCGCCGCAGGAAAAAACCTCAAAACCGATCTGGGCCCGATGGAGCTGGGCGGCCTGATCACTGCCATGGGCACGACCCAGCTGGAGACCAAGCGGCTGGGTGGTCGCCCCTTCTATCGCAATGACATCAGCTACTGGGACGCCGAGTGGCCCCAGCCCGCTGCAGAGGACTCCGCCGAGAACGGTGGTCAGAATGGTGGTGAGAATGGTCGCTATCGCTTTCTGTTCTGATCGCCATCTTGACCAGGTTCGCCGTTGCTGCGCTGGGACAGGGTTATCAGGGCCAGAACCAGGGCCACCCCGGCAAGTAAGGGGGTGGAGGCGGCCACGGTCACCCCGAGGGCAGCAGTAAACCAGATCGAAGCCGCACTGGTGAGTCCGCGCACCTCAGGCAGGCCCCTCTTGTCAGCAGCAGGGGGCACCAGGATCTCGCCAGCCCCCAGGAAGCCAATTCCGGTCGCTACCCCCTGAATCACCCTGCTGCGGGCCTGGGGGTCGTCACCGGCCGCCAGCACCATCAGACAGGCACTGAGGCCCACCAGCACATGCACCCGCAGGCGGTTGGGATGGCTGGTATTGCCGTGGTGGGCGCGGTTGATGCCCACGGCCAGGCCGCAAAGCACCGCCAGGCCCAGGCGCAGCAGGATCTGCAGGTCGGGGCTGAGGGCCGGCAGCCAGCTCATGGCCGCCCCCTCACGGCAGCCAAGCGCATGGTGGCCGATCCCCATAAGCTCGTCTCAGCTCAGCGTTGCCGCAGACAGTGCAAAACCAGCTGCTGCGCAACAGCCTGAAGCTCTTTGTAGCCGCGCTCCTCACAGCCGCCATTGCTGTCTGGACCGATCGCGTTCAATTTGCCTGGTACCCACTGTTTGCAGTGGTGATGGTTGTTGATGATAACGACGACCACACGCTGCAGGCCGCCAGCGGCCGCATCCTGGGCACCTTGGCGGGAGGTCTGATTACCTTCCTGGTGCACACCATCCTCGGCGGTTGGATCGGGGTGCTGGTGTCGATGCTGGTGATGATTCCTGTACTGCAGCTGTTGGGCTGGCAGAGCGCCCTCAGCACGGCCTCACTGGTTGCTGTGATGTTTCTGATGCTTCCAGGCCATACGGCGCTGGGCTGGGACTACGTGTTCAACCGCGCTCTCGACACGGTGGTGGGCTGCATCGTGGCAATCCTGGTGGGCCTGCTGTTCTGGCCGCACAACAGCAGCAGCGAACTCAATACCGCCGATGGCCGCCTGCGTCGCTCTCTGCAAAACCAGCTGCAGGCCTACAGCGACTGGCTGGCCCAACGGCGATCCAGGCCCGAGCCGCTGAATACTGCCCCGCTCACCAACGACCTGCAACGGATGGAACAACTGGTGGCTCAGGAACGCAGCGGCCCTCGCCATCAGGCCCTCAAACGCAGCGGCTGGGAGCAACGGCTGCGGCTGTGGCAGCTCGCCCACTTTCACTGGATCGCCTGGGAGCGGCTGA
Protein-coding regions in this window:
- a CDS encoding aromatic acid exporter family protein, translated to MQNQLLRNSLKLFVAALLTAAIAVWTDRVQFAWYPLFAVVMVVDDNDDHTLQAASGRILGTLAGGLITFLVHTILGGWIGVLVSMLVMIPVLQLLGWQSALSTASLVAVMFLMLPGHTALGWDYVFNRALDTVVGCIVAILVGLLFWPHNSSSELNTADGRLRRSLQNQLQAYSDWLAQRRSRPEPLNTAPLTNDLQRMEQLVAQERSGPRHQALKRSGWEQRLRLWQLAHFHWIAWERLMAGLPEQQTLQADLLHRTVVDLQRQLSGEPGPTPGREPQRWQQLAQQLQLPLLPLLALAEEGRPLPACLGGLNRMAPL
- a CDS encoding MgtC/SapB family protein; its protein translation is MSWLPALSPDLQILLRLGLAVLCGLAVGINRAHHGNTSHPNRLRVHVLVGLSACLMVLAAGDDPQARSRVIQGVATGIGFLGAGEILVPPAADKRGLPEVRGLTSAASIWFTAALGVTVAASTPLLAGVALVLALITLSQRSNGEPGQDGDQNRKR
- a CDS encoding LCP family protein: MLLAIGIGLGGGLLLAAPLSQLLSDAGSGRNPAITNPFAAWSGITNQDILLLGTDVGGGNTDVIASLRVDGGITRITQVPRDTYIEAEGYGPHKINALYSLGGTDLLKGELSRKLGRPITHHVVVNLSAIRSMADALGGIEVDVPKRMAYSDHSQGLYIDLQPGLQTLKGRDLEGFLRFRHDEMGDIGRLERQQLALQALFRKLTRPEHLVRLPVLLAAAGKNLKTDLGPMELGGLITAMGTTQLETKRLGGRPFYRNDISYWDAEWPQPAAEDSAENGGQNGGENGRYRFLF